A stretch of the Phycodurus eques isolate BA_2022a chromosome 15, UOR_Pequ_1.1, whole genome shotgun sequence genome encodes the following:
- the atp5fa1 gene encoding ATP synthase subunit alpha, mitochondrial, translating into MLSIRVAAAFARALPRRAGYVSKNVAAACVGVKNLHTTRPWMQKTGTAEVSSILEEKIMGADTSAALEETGRVLSIGDGIARVYGLRNVQAEEMVEFSSGLKGMSLNLEPDNVGVVVFGNDKLIKEGDIVKRTGAIVDVPVGEELLGRVVDALGNAIDGKGPLGSKTRRRVGLKAPGIIPRISVREPMQTGIKAVDSLVPIGRGQRELIIGDRQTGKTAIAIDTIINQKRFNEGTDEKKKLYCIYVAIGQKRSTVAQLVKRLTDADAMKYTIVVSATASDAAPLQYLAPYSGCSMGEYFRDNGKHALIIYDDLSKQAVAYRQMSLLLRRPPGREAYPGDVFYLHSRLLERAAKMNDNFGGGSLTALPVIETQAGDVSAYIPTNVISITDGQIFLETELFYKGIRPAINVGLSVSRVGSAAQTRAMKQVAGTMKLELAQYREVAAFAQFGSDLDAATQQLLNRGVRLTELLKQGQYSPMAIEEQVTVIYAGVRGHLDKLEPSKITKFEKAFLQHILSQQQDLLAAIKADGKISEASDAKLKQIVLNFLSSFE; encoded by the exons ATGCTGTCAATACGTGTCGCAGCGGCTTTCGCACGCGCACTACCTCGCCGGGCCGGCTAC gtgtccAAAAATGTTGCTGCAGCATGTGTGGGAGTCAAGAACCTCCACACCACCCGCCCATGGATGCAGAAAACAG GCACTGCTGAAGTTTCTTCCATCCTGGAGGAGAAGATAATGGGAGCGGACACCAGCGCTGCTTTGGAAGAGACCGGCCGTGTGTTGTCCATCGGTGACGGAATCGCCCGAGTCTACGGTCTCCGAAATGTGCAGGCTGAGGAGATGGTGGAGTTCTCTTCCGGACTTAAG GGAATGTCTCTGAACTTGGAGCCGGACAATGTTGGCGTGGTGGTTTTCGGTAACGACAAGTTAATCAAGGAAGGCGACATTGTCAAGAGGACAGGCGCCATTGTGGACGTGCCGGTCGGAGAGGAGCTGCTGGGCCGAGTTGTGGACGCACTGGGAAATGCCATTGACGGAAAG GGCCCCCTTGGCTCCAAGACCCGCAGGCGCGTGGGTCTTAAGGCTCCTGGCATCATCCCGCGTATCTCTGTGAGGGAGCCCATGCAGACTGGCATCAAAGCTGTGGACAGTCTGGTGCCCATTGGCCGCGGGCAGCGTGAACTCATTATTGGCGACAGGCAGACCGG CAAAACTGCCATCGCCATCGACACCATCATCAACCAGAAGCGGTTCAACGAGGGCACCGACGAGAAGAAGAAGCTGTACTGCATCTACGTGGCTATCGGGCAGAAGAGGTCCACCGTGGCCCAGCTGGTCAAGAGGCTGACGGATGCTGATGCCATGAAGTACACTATCGTGGTGTCGGCCACCGCCTCCGACGCCGCCCCTCTGCAGTACCTGGCGCCCTACTCGGGCTGCTCCATGGGCGAGTACTTCCgggacaacggcaagcacgccCTCATTATCTATGACGATCTCTCCAAACAG GCCGTCGCCTACCGTCAGATGTCCCTGCTGCTCCGTCGCCCTCCCGGCCGCGAAGCTTACCCGGGCGACGTCTTCTACTTGCATTCCCGCCTGCTGGAGAGGGCCGCCAAGATGAACGACAACTTTGGCGGCGGCTCGCTCACCGCCCTGCCCGTCATTGAGACGCAGGCCGGCGACGTGTCGGCCTACATTCCAACCAACGTCATCTCTATCACAGACGGACAG ATCTTCTTGGAGACGGAGCTGTTCTACAAAGGTATCCGTCCCGCCATCAACGTCGGTCTGTCCGTGTCACGTGTCGGATCTGCCGCCCAAACCAGGGCCATGAAGCAG GTGGCCGGCACCATGAAGCTGGAGCTGGCCCAGTACCGCGAGGTGGCCGCTTTCGCCCAGTTCGGCTCTGACTTGGACGCCGCCACGCAGCAGCTGCTGAACCGCGGCGTGCGTCTGACCGAGCTCCTCAAGCAGGGCCAGTACT CTCCCATGGCCATCGAAGAGCAGGTGACCGTCATCTACGCCGGCGTGAGGGGACACTTGGACAAGCTGGAGCCCAGCAAGATCACAAAGTTTGAGAAGGCCTTTCTGCAGCACATCCTGAGTCAGCAACAAGACCTGCTGGCTGCCATCAA GGCCGACGGTAAAATTTCCGAGGCCTCAGACGCCAAGCTCAAGCAGATTGTGCTCAACTTCCTCTCCAGCTTTGAGTAA